One Antedon mediterranea chromosome 1, ecAntMedi1.1, whole genome shotgun sequence genomic window, aaatatttatttatttatttatttattgctatTAAAACTTGTTTCAGTAAgtgtgtttgtatttattttactttgttattGATCATCATTGGTCTGGCTACCAATACATTGGAAGCACGCAAGCCTCGCTACCACGTCAAGGTTGATGATCATAGCGAGGGTAGGTTGCACGTTTGTATGTGCCCCTTTGACCAAAGAAAACATATTATAGAAGaaaattgcataacattatgAAACAGAATcatatgagttgtaaatatgaaaaagttttttaaacataaaaatacaataaaaataaacactagtTACAATCTAATTCACGTACTTTTACCTTACCGGACCTTTAGTCGCGTTATTCTTTTATACAATctgctttttaattaattttttaatcctTGTAGCGATCAAAGCAGGGCGCATGACACATCATTGCATGTTTACACTGGACACACTGTATTTGATCTGTTGTTACCTGCCATTAGACCCCTTGAGCCTTTGACGTACTTATGCTCAGATATTCGTCTTCCGTTGATTCAATGAAAGATGGTGACGCTTTAATTAGCCGCTGTGGTGaatctatgttcttctttctggTCCGACAAATGCAATTGGTATTTCTTCGTCGATGAGTTTCAGACAAAGCCGACAATCTCCTCTTGACGGAAGCACCTGTAAAAAATCAAAGCATTAACGAAACTTACCTCTATAAGGTAAACAAATACCCTTTTCACCATTTAATGCTTCTGTGTATGTTGAGATTACCGgtcataggtaggcctacagttaaagAGTGACGTTGTATGAATCAACATATAATTGTCCAGGTACTTCATTGTTGCTCTGATGAATCCTTTCCGGGAAATGTTCCATGTCACAAAGCAAATTGAATATATTTGGATCGATATCATCTTTTAGATGGTTGACTGCTTCAATGTCATAATGTGTGTCCGTGAATTCAGATACGTATATAACGTCCATAATGCCTTCGGAACGCATTACCGCTTCATCTTCGTAATTATCTACCAGAGCAGCATTGAGGGTCACATCGGATACAATATCCCAGTATTTCCGTGCAAGGTGGTTTTTGATTGGTGCGTATGGTGTACGAGTGTATTTTAATTCAGCGTCATAAGTTTTCTTGTCTACATCCAGGACAGGCTCAAAGTGTGCACATAAGTTTGATAGGTAGATGTTTCTTTCAGATACTAAATCACCAAACTGATTACTTATTGGTGCATATTTCAACCATTCATAATGTGGAAGCCCTTTCCTTCTTCCATATTTActgtaaacataaacattcGTATTTGACATGGTCGCAAATGCCATGATTTCGATGTCCGAACCCCATGTCCCATATTCCCCCATTCTCGTGTCTTCCACGTATCGTTCAAATGATCTGGATTCAATTTTTTCAAATAGGTTTTTGTTCATGGACATATAGTTTAGTATGTAATCCCGTACAACTACATGGTAGTTCTGGACACCAAAGAGAATATAACTCAAAGCCCTAAAAAGACAGTTGCCGTCCCCTCTCATATTAACAACTTTAGTAGGCCTGGCTGCCTTGTCCATTTCACATTTTAAGTGagttttgtgaaaatttttGACATTGATACCAAA contains:
- the LOC140039401 gene encoding uncharacterized protein gives rise to the protein MSMNKNLFEKIESRSFERYVEDTRMGEYGTWGSDIEIMAFATMSNTNVYVYSKYGRRKGLPHYEWLKYAPISNQFGDLVSERNIYLSNLCAHFEPVLDVDKKTYDAELKYTRTPYAPIKNHLARKYWDIVSDVTLNAALVDNYEDEAVMRSEGIMDVIYVSEFTDTHYDIEAVNHLKDDIDPNIFNLLCDMEHFPERIHQSNNEVPGQLYVDSYNVTL